Part of the Virgibacillus necropolis genome, TATGGAAGGCTTTAATTACTTACAATTGGAATAAACATTCTAACAAAGTGATCGCAGAAGAATCATATAATATTATTAATACAATAGAAGGCGATTACGAAGTAGAAAAAACACTTAAATAAAATTAAATTACAAATAATATGGATTAGTTTATCTTATTCAATTAACGGTCGCATTTCTGAAATAAGATTATTTATTGTATTTAATGTATACAAAGATAGGACTTTACTTGGAGAGGTGGGGTATGATAGGCTCGGTTGCCTATGAAACCATTGCTTCAGCCTTTCAAGACAAATCGTACCCACAGAGGCTCCAAGTCAAGTTCTTAAACGCTTATCGATGCCTACATGTACACAAAGATAAAAGGTGCATTTTATCAATGTATTGCCGATGATACTGTATATAATGGCCCGATTGTTAAGGACAGTCGCCTCCTCTTGTGCTAAAGGAGCAGAATAGTATAACAAGAAGGTATTCAATCAGCATACACAGAGGAAATAAGTTACAAAGTTTATCACTAATAAATAGGCGGTGAATTCATGAAGGCATTACTTGTTATAGATGTACAAAACGGATTAGTTAATAAGGGGAATTTTCAAGTAGAAATATCAAGAATAGAAAAAGTAATCGGGGATTTTAAAGAGAATGAAGAACCCGTTATTTTTATTAGACATTTGGATGATGCAGAAAACAGCCCACTTTATAAAGATTCTGCGGGGTCTGAACTACATAATTCAATAAAAATATGCTGACCATATTATTGAGAAACAAACACCAAATTCTTTTCATAACACTAATTTAGAGGACATATTAAAAGTTACACATCTATTTATCACAGGTTTTAATACAGAATATTGTTGTTTGTTTACAGCAATTACTGCTTTTGATAGAGGTTACAAAGTTACCTTTTTAGAAGACGCAACTGCAACGGTTAACACTGCTGATACATATGAAATGAAAGGATTAGATATAAGAGAATTTGTAGGTTCCGTTTTGTATGTGTCTAATATTATAGAAGTTTTGGAATATGCTAAGGAATACAAACTTAACAAAACTGTTTAAGGTTCATACATTGGAAAATAAAATCTTGTGGATTATTGTACATAAATAATCGGTTGCTTTTTTTGTGAGACATAGCAATTAATAAAGAATAAATCAAGTAAGATTTAAAGGACGGTTTCTTGATGAAAAATCATATAAAGGTAAATGGCAAGCTTCTTCAAACAAACAAACGTTTTTCACAATTGAAAGAGAGTCAAAAGAATTGGATCGTTGCAGAGCTTTATAAACTTTACCACAATAAAATGAAGGAAAGACGTACCACAAGAAAACTCCCTCCAAATCACCGTGATACAGTTATTTCATCACTATATGAACAGATTCAGAATAGAGAAATATGGATTCCTTATGGTGAAGTAAAAAAATATACATTTAGTAAAACCACAAAAATAGTAAAATCCTTTAAGAAACAATTTCCTAAGTTGAGTATGGAAATTGAAGCCGAGCATGCTAAGAAATAGAATGGACTTTTTTACTTTTGTACCGAAATAAAGATCAGCGTTCATTTTTCATTTAAAGGGTCAGATTGTTTAACCAATTCGAAACCTATACTTAATTGAATACGTCTAACATATAAGAATAAGAAGCTTTAACATGAGGAGGTGCTATCAATGAAAGGGTCATTTCTTTTTGCATTCGTTTTCTCTTTATGTATTTTATTGACAGGATGCGGCAATACAAATGATCAGATTGGGGCAAG contains:
- a CDS encoding isochorismatase family protein — protein: MKALLVIDVQNGLVNKGNFQVEISRIEKVIGDFKENEEPVIFIRHLDDAENSPLYKDSAGSELHNSIKIC
- a CDS encoding cysteine hydrolase family protein, with translation MLKVTHLFITGFNTEYCCLFTAITAFDRGYKVTFLEDATATVNTADTYEMKGLDIREFVGSVLYVSNIIEVLEYAKEYKLNKTV